In the Sarcophilus harrisii chromosome 3, mSarHar1.11, whole genome shotgun sequence genome, one interval contains:
- the GPR18 gene encoding N-arachidonyl glycine receptor yields the protein MAIQNNQNHSVSINLQPEEYKIAALVFYSCIFIIGLFVNVTALWVFSCSTKKRTTVTIYMMNVALLDIVFILCLPFRMIYYGKGKWQFGETFCHILGALTMFYPSIALWLLAFISADRYMAILQPKHTKELKNTSKAVLACVGIWIMTLAITTPLLFLNEDPDKDTNPASCLKILDIIHLKAMNMLNFTRLIFFFLIPLFIMIGCYSFIINSLLRGRTSKLKPKVKEKSIRIIITLIVQVLVCFVPFHICFTLLMLQRGENSYNPWSTFTTFLMNLSTCLDVILYYIVSKQFQARVISVMLYRNYLRSVRRKSFRSGSIRSLSNINSEMI from the coding sequence ATGGCTAtccaaaataatcaaaatcattctGTTTCTATTAACTTACAACCAGAAGAATACAAGATTGCAGCACTAGTATTCTACAGCTGTATCTTCATAATTGGATTATTTGTTAATGTGACTGCTCTCTGGGTCTTCAGTTGTAGCACCAAGAAGAGAACAACTGTAACTATCTATATGATGAATGTAGCTTTATTGGATATAGTCTTCATATTGTGCTTACCTTTCCGTATGATTTATTATGGAAAAGGTAAATGGCAGTTTGGGGAGACTTTCTGTCACATTCTTGGAGCTCTTACAATGTTTTATCCAAGTATTGCCCTCTGGCTTCTTGCCTTTATTAGTGCCGATAGATATATGGCTATTTTGCAGCCCAAACATACCAAAGAACTTAAGAATACAAGCAAAGCAGTGCTAGCCTGCGTTGGAATTTGGATAATGACTCTTGCAATTACCACccctctattatttttaaatgaagaccCAGATAAAGACACAAACCCTGCCAGCTGCCTGAAAATTTTGGACATAATTCACCTAAAAGCAATGAATATGCTGAACTTTACtcgtttgatttttttcttcttgattcctCTTTTCATCATGATTGGATGTTACTCATTCATTATTAATAGTCTCCTTCGTGGCCGGACTTCTAAACTAAAGCCAAAGGTCAAGGAAAAGTCCATAAGAATAATTATCACTCTCATTGTACAAGTGCTTGTGTGCTTTGttccttttcatatttgttttactCTTCTAATGTTACAACGAGGGGAAAACAGCTATAATCCATGGAGCACCTTTACCACTTTCCTTATGAATCTCAGCACATGTTTGGACGTTATACTCTATTACATTGTCTCAAAACAATTTCAAGCTCGAGTCATCAGTGTCATGCTATATCGAAATTATCTTCGAAGTGTGCGCAGGAAGAGTTTTCGATCAGGCAGCATACGATCACTAAGCAATATTAACAGCGAAATGATATAA